The Bacteroidota bacterium nucleotide sequence GAATTGGCATTGCAAAAGATAAACTCGATTACATTTTCGACATGTTTACCCAGGAAACCAGCAGCACCACACGCAAATTTGGTGGCACAGGTTTGGGATTGGCGATTTGTAAAAAATTGATAGAATTACAAGGTGGAGCAATATCTGTGGATAGCGAAGCTGGAAAAGGTTCGGTATTTAGTTTTACGCTGCCATTTGCTATCGGAAAAGATGTGGTGGATGAAAATCCGAAAGCAGAACATAAGCAACAAGTAGTGGCAAAAATGAAAAAATTTGCGCATTTTGTTGGCAGAGGATAATGAGTTTAATCAGATGGTAGCTGTTGACACATTAGAGAGTGCAATTGAAGGTGCACAAGTTACCGTAGCGGCGAATGGAAAAATTGCTGTGGATATGCTAAAGAATAATACCTTTGACATTGTGTTGATGGATATTCAAATGCCGGAAATGGATGGGCACGAAGCCACAAAAACAATTCGCAGCAGCAGCGACCCGCGTATAAATTCAATGCCAATAATTGCGATGACAGCAAGTGTAATCAAAGCAGAAGTAGATAAATGTTTTGAAAGCGGTATGAATGAATTTGTCGGCAAACCATTTTCTGTTGATGAGTTATTAGAAAAAATGAGTAAAATAATCGTAAGATCATAAACGTTTAACAATGGATAATTATAAAAGAATTAATCTGGAATTCCTGGAAAGTTTTACTGAAAAAAATAATGCCAAAATGACGAAATATATTAATATGTTTCTCGCTTTGGCTCCTGTGAGTATTAATACCATGAAAACACAACATGAATGTGGCGACTGGAATAATCTCAGAACCACTGCCCATTCATTAAAACCACAATTGGCCTATATGGGTATCGAATCGTTGAAGGAGCCCATCCTGCGTATTGAGGAATATGCCGGTGAATCGAAGAATCCGGAGGCGATAGCCATGCTGATACAACTGGTGGAAGCGGGCTGTAATGAGGCTTTCGAGGAATTAAGAAGTGTAATTGAAAAAATAGCTTAATATTGCATATCAAAACCCAATTCAATAACGTATGAACAAAGAAGTAGTTTTATAGTTGATGACGAGCCAATGCATGCTCAAATGATGGAAGACCACCTCAGGTCGAAATATCCAAATTTTGAAATTTATAAATTCAGCACCGGTGAAGAGTGTAACGACAATATGGATAAACATCCAACTATTGTTGTGTTAGATTATCACTTAGATGCTGTAAATAAAAGTGCAAGAAGTGGTCTCGAAACATTAATTCATTTAAAAAAGAAATATGATCATGTTGATGTAATTATGATTTCCGGACAAGATAAAATTGATGTTGCTGTTGAGTGTGTTCGCGAAGGTGCTTTCGATTATGTAGTAAAAGGTCCTTCAGCATTTGTGCGCACCGAACAGGCTTTCGAAAAATTATTCAAACATCGTCAGGTAATTCACGAATTAGCAAAATACAAAAAATTAAACCGCACCCTAACCTGGAGCATCATCGGCATCATCGCCCTCGCCGCCATTTTCTGGGCCACCGGTTTCATCGGATAAATAAAATTAATTCCAAACCAAATCCGCTCTAATCCAGCGGATTTTTTGTGTATATTTTAGTAACACAAAAAACACAAAACAAAACCCACAAAAAAAAGAAAAGAAACAAAGAAAAAAAAATAAAAAGCCCCCGCAGCACTCCAAATCCCATCTATACAAAAAAGTAATCAGTCCGCCGCTAGCGGCATCCGTCCACACACACCCAAAAAAAATCAGTTAAAATCTGCAAAAATCAGCGACCCGCTTGCCGGGTTCAGCGTTCCCAAAAAAATCCGTCCCATATCCGTTCAACCCGTTCAATCCGTGTTCCTTTAACACGACCCGCTTGTCTATTTTAATTTATCGTAACAATTCGTAAATCCGGTATGTAAGGGCGGATTCAATTCGCCCCTACATACCGACTTTACTCACATTTATCTTTAAATATGAACTATATCCCATCAAAATCATTACAAATTGCACCCTACAAAAAATCAGCGTCCCGCTATCGGGCATCTACCAAACACATCCAATAAAAAATCAGTTTAAATCCGCCGAAATCAGCGACCCGCTTGCCGGGTTCAGCGTTCCTATTCCACGTCATCCCCAAAAAAAATCCCTCCCCTATCCGTTCAACCCGTTCAATCCGTGTTCCTTTTCAGCTCAACCCCAAAATCACAATTCCGTTATTTAACCACAGAGTCCACGGAGCAACAGCCCACAGAGTGCTCGGAGAATTTTGATTAAAAATTAAAATTGCAATCTAAATATTACATTTAATCCTTACATCAAATAAGCCTCCCCACAGCGCACCAAATCCCATATCTACCAAAAAGTAATCAGTCCGCCGCTAGCGGCATCCGTCCACACACATCCAAAAAAAAATCAGTTAAAATCTGCAAAAATCAGCGACCCGCTTGCCGGGTTCAGCGCCTGCCTGCCGGTAGGCAGGTTCCCAATTAAAATCCGTCCAGTATCCGTTCAACCCGTTCAATCCGTGTTCCCCTATTGCCACCCGCTTGTCTATTTTAATTTATCGTAACAATTCGTAAATCCGGTATGTAAGGGCGGATTCAATTCGCCCCTACATACCGGCTTTACTCACATTTATCTTTAAATATGAACTATATCCCATCAAAATCATTACAAATTGCACCCTACAAAAAATCAGCGTCCCGCTAACGGGCATCCACCAAACACATCCAATAAAAAATCAGTTTAAATCTACAAAAATCAGCGACCCGCTTGCCGGGTTCAGCGTTCCCAAAAAAAATCCGTCCAGTATCCGTTCAACCCGTCCAATCCGTGTTCCTTTTCACCTCAACCCCAAAATCACAATTCCGTTATTTAACCACAGAGTCCACGGAGCAACAGCCCACAGAGATTCTATGTTAAAATCCTAATTTTTTAGTAAATTTGTTTTATAAACAGAACGGCTTTAAGCTAGTTCGTGAAGAGCTGCATCTTGATGTGGCTCTTCTTGCTTTGCTTTATGATAATCCGGATCAAAGAACTGGTCCTTTTTCCATAATACATATATTAGCACTAATATTTTACGTTGCACTGCAACTGCTCCTTTCATTTTTAATCCTGTTTTAGATATTATTCTGGTATATAAATTTTTTGATGGTTCATAATGATTAATTGATGTAAAGGCCGGGAAGTATAAACATTTTCGTAAATATTTATTTCCTCTTTTTGATATTCGCGTTTTACCTCTCACCGATGTCCCTGATTGCTTCTCTATCACATCTAGCCCTGCATAACTGACTAATTGACTTTTATTTCTAATGAGATTAAATCCATTTGTTTCTGCCACAACAATAGCTGCGGTAATCATTCCAACTCCTTTTATACTGCACAACTTTTTCATTTTTTCTTTTAAAAAAGGGTTAGCGTTGATTAGATCCTTAATCTCTGTTTCAATTTCTTTAATTTGCTTATTCAGTATTTTCACCACCTGTTCGATTCTTTTAATGCTACCACTGTTTGGCCATGCACCACTTTTTTCAGCGTGAAGTTGGTTTTTCTTCATTGTTCGCTCAAGCAGTAATTGGTCGCGTTCCCGCGTCAACTGGCGGATTTGGTTAAACACTTCTTGAGGAGGTGACCATGGGTCTACATTCTTTTCCAGTCCAAACAACGCAATGATTTTAGCACATTCTTTATCATTCACTGTCTTTACTTTAAGCGTGCCGGCAAATGCTTTCACTTTATTGGGCAATAACACAGCTACTTTATTTTTACTTTCAAATAAAAATAATGCAGCCCGTTCATGATAAACACCTGTAGCCTCCATTAAAAACACCACCTCGCAATCCGTATTCATTAGTTTTTTGCTCCACAATAATAATTTTTTTAGTCCTGCAGCATTGTTCGTAAATTTTGAATTAGAAAGGATTACTTCATCAAATGAAGCATGCATAATACCAAAACTACAGTCCAGGTGATCCTTGGAACAATCAATACCGACGCTTTGTCTGATTCTTTTTTCCATTGATTTAAGGTTTAATAAATGAATAATAATTAATAAGGGAAGTTCTTCCTTAGTCTTGTCTCGTGGATTTATCCAAAGTCATTCGTTATACAAATGCTCTTAAATTCTATTCAGACTTAATGAAGAAGCGAAAAGAATGAGGATAGTTCTCTGTGTGTGCATACCTTAAGGTTGCTTGGGCGCAGATCATCTCTCATCCTTTTCCCTTATTTTTCTACTAAAATCTTAAAATTTCAATTAATTTCCTTAAAAAAGTAAACATACGAGTGCTCAAAGAAACAGCCAACAGAGAAAACACAGAGGAATTTATCGAATAGAATTTAATTTTATATTTAATGAACAACCATAGAGATTAATTCGAATATACCAACTAATTCTCCGTGAACTCTGTGTGTATTTTCTCGGTGCACTTTGTGGTTTCGGCTGTTTAATTAACAACCTGTCCGGTACACTCAATATCAAATCCAACAACTCCGAATAAAAATCACTCTCAAATTCGGCTGTTCCAGTAGCACATCAGCACATTAGCATATTAGCACATTAATTTTCGGCTGTTTAATCAGCACATCAGCACATTAGCATATTAGCACATCAATTCACCACAGGCAACACAGTAGGTCCCGGTATCCTTCGCAAGTTTAATGAATAATCACCTGCAACTGCATGCTCTCTTTCATGCACAAATTTATTTCACTCTTTGAATCCTCATCGTTTTTGTTCAAATTCAAGCATGAGATATTGAACATCATAGTTCATTTGATTATTTTTTTAACTTCAAAGTGATATTGTTTTTATGATATCCTTCTTTACTAAAAACTGTTTATCCGTAATTGGCATCATGCATTTATCCCAATTGTGACTTAATTCATATGGAATTGTAAAATATCAATAGCCAATTTTTTTATTTCTTCATTTTCATGGTGTGTGAAATAAACTTGGGGTAGAAATTCATTGTGTTCGTAATATTCGTAATACTCATCAATTATTTTTTTATATAATTGATTATCAATTGAAACATCATTTAAATTTCGTAGAATACTCAAGATTGCATTTTGTTCATCAACAAAGTAACTACTACTTTCCAACAATAAACGTACGATATCGCGTTCTGATTGGTCATCGAAATGGAATTTAAATATTGGTTGTTCCTTCGCAATTGGTGTAATTTCGGAATGTTCAACAGAAGCTTTATCGTTGTTTGATAATTTATCAAAAGCCCCTTTACGTAATATTTTATTAGTTTCAGAAATTAATAATTGTTCCTCAACATTTAAATTGCGTGCAGTTTGTTTTAAATAAAGACTACGTGTAATGCCATCCGGAATTTTGCTATACTCTGAACAATATCTTTAATAATTCCCGCAA carries:
- a CDS encoding response regulator yields the protein MMEDHLRSKYPNFEIYKFSTGEECNDNMDKHPTIVVLDYHLDAVNKSARSGLETLIHLKKKYDHVDVIMISGQDKIDVAVECVREGAFDYVVKGPSAFVRTEQAFEKLFKHRQVIHELAKYKKLNRTLTWSIIGIIALAAIFWATGFIG
- a CDS encoding IS110 family transposase encodes the protein MEKRIRQSVGIDCSKDHLDCSFGIMHASFDEVILSNSKFTNNAAGLKKLLLWSKKLMNTDCEVVFLMEATGVYHERAALFLFESKNKVAVLLPNKVKAFAGTLKVKTVNDKECAKIIALFGLEKNVDPWSPPQEVFNQIRQLTRERDQLLLERTMKKNQLHAEKSGAWPNSGSIKRIEQVVKILNKQIKEIETEIKDLINANPFLKEKMKKLCSIKGVGMITAAIVVAETNGFNLIRNKSQLVSYAGLDVIEKQSGTSVRGKTRISKRGNKYLRKCLYFPAFTSINHYEPSKNLYTRIISKTGLKMKGAVAVQRKILVLIYVLWKKDQFFDPDYHKAKQEEPHQDAALHELA
- a CDS encoding Hpt domain-containing protein yields the protein MDNYKRINLEFLESFTEKNNAKMTKYINMFLALAPVSINTMKTQHECGDWNNLRTTAHSLKPQLAYMGIESLKEPILRIEEYAGESKNPEAIAMLIQLVEAGCNEAFEELRSVIEKIA
- a CDS encoding response regulator, with product MRILLAEDNEFNQMVAVDTLESAIEGAQVTVAANGKIAVDMLKNNTFDIVLMDIQMPEMDGHEATKTIRSSSDPRINSMPIIAMTASVIKAEVDKCFESGMNEFVGKPFSVDELLEKMSKIIVRS